A DNA window from Candidatus Sulfotelmatobacter sp. contains the following coding sequences:
- a CDS encoding asparaginase — translation MRVHLEVQVWRGTIPESRHRLQLAACDVNGAEVAATEAADSVTTFRSAAKPFQLLPLVERGHADRWSFSDAELAVMAASHTGTAAHLDLVRGILAKIDCRESDLACGFHEPVDPDALREFRERRLPPTPLYNNCSGKHAGMLAMCRAESWPTAGYERPSHPLQQLLHRTVASVCGTSPERVPIAIDGCSVCVFALPLSGMALGYARLSSSADDARGQALSRIRAAMMKHPWATGGKGRFSTELMEASPALVAKGGAEGLECVGWPARGIGIAVKCEDGAARAVAPATIAALAQLGALEEPSRARVADWERPLLRNVAGLEVGHLSAELRLLASTAR, via the coding sequence ATGCGAGTCCACCTCGAAGTCCAGGTCTGGCGCGGCACGATCCCCGAATCGCGCCATCGCCTTCAGCTCGCCGCCTGTGACGTGAACGGCGCCGAAGTCGCCGCCACCGAGGCCGCCGACAGCGTCACCACCTTTCGTTCGGCGGCCAAGCCCTTTCAGCTGCTGCCACTGGTCGAGCGCGGCCACGCCGATCGCTGGTCGTTCAGTGACGCCGAGCTGGCGGTGATGGCGGCCTCGCACACCGGCACGGCGGCTCACCTCGATCTGGTTCGCGGCATCCTCGCGAAGATCGACTGCCGCGAGAGCGATCTGGCGTGCGGATTCCACGAGCCGGTGGATCCGGACGCGCTGCGCGAATTCCGCGAGCGGCGTCTGCCGCCAACCCCGCTCTACAACAATTGCTCGGGAAAGCACGCCGGAATGCTGGCGATGTGTCGCGCCGAGAGCTGGCCGACCGCAGGCTACGAGCGCCCATCGCACCCGCTCCAGCAACTCCTGCATCGCACGGTGGCGAGCGTGTGCGGCACGAGCCCGGAGCGAGTGCCGATCGCGATCGACGGGTGCAGCGTGTGCGTGTTCGCGCTGCCGCTCTCGGGCATGGCCCTGGGTTACGCGCGGCTGTCGTCCAGTGCCGACGACGCGCGCGGCCAGGCGCTGTCGCGCATTCGCGCCGCGATGATGAAGCACCCGTGGGCGACGGGCGGAAAGGGGCGCTTCAGCACCGAGCTGATGGAGGCGTCCCCGGCGCTGGTCGCGAAGGGCGGGGCCGAAGGTCTCGAGTGTGTCGGCTGGCCGGCGCGTGGAATCGGCATCGCGGTCAAGTGCGAAGATGGAGCGGCGCGCGCGGTGGCGCCGGCAACGATCGCCGCTCTGGCGCAGCTCGGCGCGCTCGAGGAGCCCTCGCGCGCGAGGGTCGCGGATTGGGAGCGGCCCCTGCTTCGGAACGTGGCCGGGCTCGAGGTCGGCCACCTCAGCGCCGAGCTGCGGCTTCTCGCCTCCACGGCCCGCTAG
- a CDS encoding S8 family serine peptidase, with translation MPRAPAALGAKLDPSLLPFALSSGDSASVWICFRDKSPGGPAAEALALNAARAALTPRALARRLRAHVSPLVDAADLPVPSEYLDALRSLGLRPIAVSRWLNRAAVRVTPGDLEPVAGLPFVSAIAPVRLTRVVPPRASGAEVSRSSPSSTRTEGRRASGDQVLSPPLVPSTQSGLAWLQLAQIGATALHDSGYAGSGRLIVLFDDGFNFHDRHDALRNVIIAPGLVRDFVDGDTTVTDTTQLASFEHGTWTFGCIAGYEPGVYLGSAYRADFALARSEVETRETPVEMLYWSQAAEWADSLGADVISSSVGYNRFDSPWPSLGPADLDGHTSEVSRAAEIAASKGILVVNSVGNDGEGPLPRLVAPADVNGDSLIAAGAVDSFGVVTSFSSRGPTSDGRIKPDLMARGEAAWVVSGSGVPDGFLLADGTSFSAPLIAGLAACLLEARPAWTPTEVIRALRETASSCCGPDDVYGWGIPNGAAALAWTPGPPAPELPPTGYVEVAIQSPNPFEPRSAPLEVRFGLGPHFTESQTGRLRVFDGSGRLVRELYSGTLACGRWHVAQWSGDDAQGRSAPSGIYFVNLYAAGRTQTVRLALLR, from the coding sequence GTGCCGCGAGCACCGGCGGCGCTCGGCGCCAAGCTCGATCCGTCGCTGCTTCCGTTCGCACTTTCGTCCGGCGATTCGGCGAGCGTCTGGATCTGCTTCCGCGACAAATCGCCCGGCGGTCCGGCCGCGGAGGCGCTCGCCCTGAATGCCGCGCGCGCCGCGCTCACGCCCCGCGCGCTGGCTCGTCGGCTCCGCGCCCACGTCTCGCCTTTGGTGGACGCCGCGGATCTGCCGGTGCCGTCCGAGTACCTGGACGCGCTTCGATCGCTGGGGCTCAGGCCGATCGCGGTGTCGCGGTGGCTGAACCGCGCCGCGGTGCGCGTGACGCCCGGCGACCTCGAGCCCGTGGCCGGCCTGCCCTTCGTCTCGGCGATCGCGCCGGTGCGACTCACGCGTGTCGTGCCGCCGCGAGCCTCGGGCGCGGAGGTGAGTCGCTCGAGCCCGTCCTCGACCCGGACGGAAGGTCGTCGCGCATCGGGGGATCAGGTCCTGTCGCCGCCGCTCGTGCCGTCGACGCAGAGCGGCCTCGCCTGGCTCCAGCTCGCTCAGATCGGGGCCACCGCGCTCCACGACTCGGGCTACGCGGGGAGCGGCAGGCTGATCGTGCTGTTCGACGACGGCTTCAACTTCCACGATCGGCACGACGCGCTGCGCAACGTGATCATCGCCCCGGGATTGGTGCGCGACTTCGTCGACGGCGACACCACCGTGACCGACACCACTCAGCTCGCCTCGTTCGAGCACGGCACGTGGACGTTCGGCTGCATCGCCGGCTACGAACCCGGGGTCTATCTCGGCAGTGCCTATCGCGCCGACTTCGCGCTCGCCCGCTCCGAGGTCGAGACCCGCGAGACTCCGGTCGAGATGCTCTACTGGTCGCAGGCCGCCGAATGGGCCGACAGTCTCGGGGCCGACGTGATCTCGTCGTCGGTGGGCTACAACCGCTTCGATTCGCCGTGGCCGAGTCTCGGTCCGGCCGACCTGGACGGACACACCTCGGAGGTCTCACGGGCCGCCGAGATCGCGGCCAGCAAGGGCATCCTGGTGGTCAACAGCGTCGGGAACGACGGCGAGGGGCCGCTGCCGCGCCTGGTGGCGCCCGCCGACGTCAACGGCGACAGCCTGATTGCCGCGGGAGCGGTGGACTCGTTCGGCGTGGTGACGAGCTTTTCGTCGCGGGGCCCGACCTCGGACGGGCGCATCAAGCCTGATCTCATGGCGCGCGGAGAGGCGGCGTGGGTGGTTTCGGGGTCGGGAGTGCCCGACGGCTTCCTGCTGGCCGACGGCACCTCGTTCTCGGCGCCGCTGATCGCCGGGCTCGCCGCCTGCCTGCTCGAGGCTCGACCGGCGTGGACGCCCACCGAGGTGATCCGCGCCCTGCGCGAGACCGCCTCGAGCTGCTGCGGCCCCGACGACGTTTACGGCTGGGGGATCCCCAACGGCGCCGCGGCGCTCGCCTGGACGCCCGGACCTCCGGCGCCCGAGCTTCCGCCGACCGGTTACGTCGAGGTGGCGATCCAGAGCCCCAATCCATTCGAGCCGCGGAGTGCGCCGCTCGAGGTGCGCTTCGGGCTGGGCCCCCATTTCACCGAGTCCCAGACCGGCAGGCTGCGCGTGTTCGACGGGAGCGGGCGTCTGGTTCGGGAACTCTACTCGGGCACGCTGGCTTGCGGCCGCTGGCACGTGGCGCAATGGTCGGGCGACGACGCCCAAGGCCGTTCGGCGCCGTCGGGGATTTATTTCGTAAACTTGTACGCTGCGGGTCGCACCCAGACGGTGCGGCTCGCTCTGCTACGCTGA